GAAATATTGACGCTTACAAATTATAATTTCAGATGTTACACATTACCTTGTATATTCAGaggtttttttaaagtttaatcaaCAGAACATGTGTGACGGGAAAGAAGGCTTTACGAAGTAAGTAGTAGTTTAGTATACATTTAGTATACCTTTTTCTTTTCATACCTTCTTTTCTCCATAATCTTACATCATCAGTCATTGTTTCTAGGGATGGAATTACGTATAAGTGTTGTTATAACCATTACTTCAAGGGATCAACATGTGTTCGTAAGTGATCTCTATTTTTTATCTGTCAACAATGTATCTTTTAATTATAtggtatttatgaaaataaagtcTTTAAAACGGAACTCTCAAGCAAACACAATCTtaacattttttccatttctcagatgtattgttttgtttactatttcaatataagaatctttaaatatcatttattagaGTGTCTTGCTGGATATTATGGAAACGATTGTTTAAAGAAATGCGACAACGGCTTATATGGAGAACGGTGTAACAATAAGTGTGATTGCAATACTGGACAATTTTGCCATCATATAACTGGATGTATCATTGGTAATCTTAAAATTTCTCATTCCATTCTTCTGCACATAAtggtattaatatattttaagacaTTAAATGGGTTAAACTCAAAAAAGAATTTGCCTTTTATAGAGTACAGCGGAAGTACAGAGGTACCCCACAGAGGATATGAAAGTTCAAGTACCGATCATACTCCGGCGAACTTCAACTCACCTTTACCTTCTTTGACCTCAACATCACCCACTTCAGATATTCAGTTTCCACAACAaaccaacatttttatttttgcgatCGGCAGTGTAATAGCGCTATTCCTTGGTATAATTGTTGTACAGTTTTGTATTAAGCTTTGTATAAAACGAAGAAAGTATACACAACAGATGTCCGTCAAACGGAAACCAGTCAAAGAGGAAGAAACTTATAATGAAATTAACGAGTCATTTATAGGCTTAGGAGAAGGTAGTCGCGATGAACAACGAAAGTTTGCCAGATATTTTGAGTTACAAGAACGAAATCAACTCACCGGCGTACCATATGATAAGATCAAGACCCAAACACATTATCAAGACATTAGTGATTCTCTAATAGACTCGTCTTGCAATTCTGATTCAAGCAACAGCAATACATCATATTTAAAGCCAAAGACTAACGAAAACCATAGTTACATAGATGTTTTGGAATCAAGTACTGCAAAAAGAGGAATCATAACTAAAGACAGTAATGTCAACTCAACAAATGATAGCAGCAGAGTGTCATCTCAATACCTTCAACCCGTCCACAATATACAAAAGGATGAAACAGTATTACAGAGCCATGAAATAGGTGACAATAATGGTGCGTATCTAGATGTAACACATGATACATTTGTTTAATTCATTGGTTTTATGTTTCACGTTCTGGAGTTCAGTGAGTCTATTAAattgataatgaaaacaaattgtgttctcattttcatgaaattcataACGATTGTTAATTGTATTTGTTGAAATACAAAATGATTGAGTAGACGAATAAACGATTTTACATTCTAATGTTGGTcaaaaggtatttttaaagataaatgatTGGTGTTTCTCAGAGATTAATACTTATTTGTATGAACAAGaactattttacataaaatatggaTACTAGTACATAATGACGATGATAggagaaaaattatgtttataaacaataaagtaaagTAAATAATGTCAATGTATTCATCCATgttcaactacatgtaatttaaaagatttcaaataCAGTTTTTGATAGTGTGCATTTATTgcataatgttttaaaaatgtcaatttctaAAAGTCGTGTTTTAGGCAATATGGgataaaatgttgatttttttcttgtgaCTCTAGTTTTTATAAACGCCAGATATACAtgttcaaacttttttataGTAAATCGACATGGTTAGTATAGATAGAAGTAAGCAATTTGATTTAAACGTCTTGCCAACTTGATGTTTAAGAATTGAAACGTCTTCGTCGATAAGTTTCAGATTCCACgatctttttaaattaatcaaaacagtttgaaaatatggaaaaatCATTTGACAGAAACAAATAATTACAAAAGTCTTCAGATGTTTGAACACGtaatttttgaatttcatatATTGATCAAAATAAGATTTCACAGATATttccttttttcctttttgggagttactctggcaaaccgaatgtgaaacagtgtttggacctaagcacaaatcatcaccgctgataagatttagttcttgaaaataattcgatgtaatgtatcttGAAGCATTGGTTTTTAAGAAACTTATATATGAATACCTTGAatatagtcagattttaaataatacgaacaatttagatatattttgctgtcgtatgtattcatacgccagagttcaataaagtcCCATTCAACCattggctgtctccgtaaatctccgacaatcagagagtcattctatatttagaggtcgtgTCATCAAGCTATCATGTGACCTGGTGTACACAAGCTTGTTGGAgtttaacggagacagccgagcatctggatgaacgagactagagttcattattgcttggatccatacaatgtttttgaatatttcgattacttatacatagtttgatggaatcaattctatttttaatcatTACACAACACGATTCAAACGgggtttttctcaaaatttttgtcggaaaagtccgagaattcatattataaaaatgtgtataattcaaagacagattataaactacaCCCCTGCGAaagtgttcggaatgttttcattatcgttgctaagtatgtaataaatccagagttgctcgaatgaaagttcactagacttcaccgagatttgttcagttcctgtaaaatttcgagcggaagtataagtgttcggataatattctcaaaatacgtaagtactggtcgttttttcATGTCAtattctactttgatttatgttaaaacatgaaaatcttttaagatatcttatttcaccatctagcggttatttcTATTAAACGATGATactcagaacagagttatcgttcgtgttcaaccacgtgtagagtgcttgaaaatataaacattgggttgcttaataaaatcatagccatgtttgatgcttgtggtgtgcaataccatgtttttagaaaaataatgggtgtctgttttgcataaaaacctagtatatcgagccattttcaaggaacattctgcataaaatagtatagtctgtttcactatcgatgctattactaggtcaggcgcggatcgagaATTAATCCTATGGGGATCtcttttaaagcattttaattgttgcaacagcagacaaaaacaatatttttgtattgtcacatttatttctagaacacattttattcaccaattaatgaggataaagtttaaaatcaataaacctccagattttatatttgattacaaatacCTAGATGCTaggaaatagactataaacaagAGGCATGTTTTTTACTGCTAAACtgaaatggtcaaataaaacaacatggtctaaaatttaaatggcaataacattcgcaggggtgaactacttgccaagcaaagtaacatgttgttgatttttaaatgaataataatcgataaaatcaactcccgtcagttcttcagtactttgattcgaAATGTGATCATTAAATTGACATATATTGCTTTGTTTAATACACTATAGGAAGACATTCTTTTAAAGTCCCAAATTGATACTGTTTAATCAACATTAAGCAATttgcgtatatatatatatatatatatatatatatatatatatatatatatatatatatatatatatatatatatatataccagggCGCTAGTTTcccttcgtcatcgaaagcaagatttttgtcttgcctagatgggtcagtggttagcgcggtggccgctcactgctaggagaatgggttccagaggtcatGAGATCAAGCCCCGgtcggggcggaggtggagctccaataaggtgaatttctctgtgatatatatatatatcagtttGAAAAAGTGTTCAGATAAAATAGTTGTTTGTAAGTCTTAAAATGAATAGTGATTTgttagtatatttgtattcttatgaagcaaaATTTATTCAggaacttgtacgtgaaaaaaataaatcactcgctgtggccttcaactcaacattcagatATATCGACGCCGTATTATTAATTctcaattgttatttccattcttacgtcgactcgatatatcccagtgaacttgaaataaaagataccacataGTCTGCGtaatctgtttcatatttggatattttactggacatggacattgatggtaaccaaacaacaaaacttttatgataaacgcgatgacttccaATTTTTCTATACTCAACTTTTCtcacttatgtagcaatataccttcaccAGCTGCATATTGTGtctttgtctctcagttaattcgatacgcaagaGCATGCTCTTCGtgtgaacagtttctaaggcgaggcaagctactgacaaacaagttgattaaacagga
The nucleotide sequence above comes from Magallana gigas chromosome 2, xbMagGiga1.1, whole genome shotgun sequence. Encoded proteins:
- the LOC105317720 gene encoding uncharacterized protein, whose protein sequence is MCDGKEGFTKDGITYKCCYNHYFKGSTCVQCLAGYYGNDCLKKCDNGLYGERCNNKCDCNTGQFCHHITGCIIEYSGSTEVPHRGYESSSTDHTPANFNSPLPSLTSTSPTSDIQFPQQTNIFIFAIGSVIALFLGIIVVQFCIKLCIKRRKYTQQMSVKRKPVKEEETYNEINESFIGLGEGSRDEQRKFARYFELQERNQLTGVPYDKIKTQTHYQDISDSLIDSSCNSDSSNSNTSYLKPKTNENHSYIDVLESSTAKRGIITKDSNVNSTNDSSRVSSQYLQPVHNIQKDETVLQSHEIGDNNGAYLDVTHDTFV